The DNA sequence gagctgttcttgtctattaatgttctgtattatgtcatgtttcatgttttgtgtggacctcaggaatagtagctgctgcttttgcaacagctaatggggatcctaataaaataccaaatatacACAGGTTGAAACCAACAAGCTTGTCAGTTCCAATCCCAGTCACACCTTTTGTTTTCCAACTTTATCGAACATTCGTAACTAATCCCATGTCAAATCTACTGCTGTTCTAATCTAACCTTCTGACTGGCGCTGAGATAGGGAGGGTAAGGTCACAGGTGTGGAGCCTCCCTCCTGCTGGGGAGGTGGACTAAACTACTAATCTACCTTCTGACTGGCGCTGGGATAGGGAGGGTAAGGTCACAGGTGTGGAGCCTCCCTCCTGCTGGGGAGGACTAAACTACTAATCTACCTTCTGACTGGCGCTGGGATAGGGTAAGGTCACAGGTTATAATCTTGCTGATGCCCAATCTCAAAACGATTTATCAGTTTGTCATTGCGGTAAAAACACATTTCACTCATATTGTTAGTCaatgtctttttttatttatttacaatttGGGAGTAATAGATAACTGAATAACTCTACATGTACACCGGCACAGCAATAAAGAAAATGTCGTCTTTTGAGGAAACCCAAAACGACAAGATACTattcccataggactctggtcagatgtagtgcactatatgtcctagagaatagggtttcatttgggactACGACTCtagctttatatatatatatgtcctagagaatagggttccattttggaCTACGACTCtagctttatatatatatatatatatatatatatatatatatatgtcctagagaatagggttccatttgggactacGACTCTAGCTTTATATATATACATCCtagtgaatagggttccatttgggactacGACTGACTGTAGCTTTATATATGTCCTAGTGAATAGGGTTCCAATTGGGACTAGGACTGATTATAGCTTTATATATGTCCTAGTGAATAGGGTTCTATTTCAGACTACGACTGCAGCtttatatataaacacacactaccgttcaaaagtttggggtcacttagaaatgtccttgattttgaaagaaaaacacattttgtccattaaaataacatcaaattgatcagaaatgcagtgttgacattgttaatgttgtaaatgactattgtagctggaaatggctgattttgtatggaatatctacagaggcccattatcagcagccatcactcctgtgttccaatggcacgttagagccagtttgcgctgttctgtgaaaagAGTAGTACATAGTGTTGTACAAGAtcctcagtttcttggcaatttctcacttggaatagccttcatttctcagaacaagaatagactgacgagtttcagaagaaagtttgtttctggccattttgagcctgtaatcaaacccacaaatgctgatgctgcagattctcaactagcctaaagaaggccagttttattacttctttaatcaggacaacagttttcagctgtgctaacataattgcaaaagggttttctaatgatcaattagcctttttaaaatgataaacttggattagctaacacaacatgacattggaacacaggagtgatggttgctgataatgggcctctgtacgcctatgtagatattccataaaaaaataaaaagctgtttccagctacaatagtcattcacaacattaacaatgtctacactgtatttcggatcaatatgatgttattttaaatggacaaaaaaaagtgcttttctttcaaaaacaagaacatttctaagtgaccccacattttgaacggtagtgtacgtccTAGTGaacagggtggcatttgggactaAGACTGCAGATTTGTTTATACTTGGTTCTAATAGAAGTCTGCATTCTGATTGTACCCACATTTTCAGACATACgtctacacatggtattaaaatgtgATTCTTATCCGTCCGCTGTGTCcacattgtgaccagatttcctggtcCCTACCTGAATGCAAGTTATTTGACAGGTAATAATATTTGAAACACATTGATGCTGCCTACCTGAGTTATTTGACACATTGATGCTATAAGTCAATGTGCTATAAATCCTGTCAAGGATTTTAGAGGGTCGGAATAATTATGATGATTAAAAATAGTTCCACTGTCCAGATCCATCTGCACAATGTGTGCCTGAATACCTCCGCAGGTAGGCAGGAAGATCTAATCACAATGTGTCTTTTGATTGTTTACACCCGTCTTAAAATGTGgtcacaatcagaatgtggacaagatcaggacaaaagGATGCATATTAGAACCTGGTATAAAACAGATATTTAGAAACGTCCTAAATGTTTAATCAAGTCAACAACATAACAATTCAGCTTGTAAATGCTGGGGGGAGGGGGTGCGAAATCTAACAAATCAGGGTCACCACATTCTGAAATAATTTCAAGAAATATAGCTTTGAAATTGGCACCATGTTACAACACTCAGCAATGAACAACCCATATTAAtaacatataataataataataataatataagccATTAACGCTTTACACTCATACCCGTATACAGGTTGAAATTAGAACGCAATGGCTGTTCAGTAACATGTTATCAATGTGGCCTAATGTACAGTAAATATAAAATCGACAGTAAtatttggattcagtcttgtgtcaggtgaactgttgtgtcctcaacgtttttttttcaattgctaccatgctgttcaTATTTAATCTGTAAGACATTTCCATTTTACCCTAAGTCTGGTGTGATTGGTTGATGGACAGGTCATTCAACCACGAGGCCTAGGGTGATTGGTCGCTCAAGGGCTGGAGTATCTCCTacatgtgttttcatgtgttttacCAGGCACCTATGATAGGAGAACCTCTCACCACATGGATCACACCTAtagggcttctctcctgtatgtgttctcatGTGTGTAGCCAGAGTATCTGACCTGGGAAACCTCTTTCCACACTGACCACAGCTGTAAGGCTTCTCCCCAGTGTGTGTAAGCTGGTGCTTCTTCAGTGCCCCGGAGCGAGCAAAGCTCCTCCCGCActcagagcagtggtaaggttttTCCCCGGTGTGCGAGCGCTGGTGTAGAGTCAGGCTTCCCGATTCggcaaagctcttcccacactggtcGCAGacgtacggtttctctcctgtgtgtgtccgctggtgtGTTTTGAGCTGAGTCAGGGTGAGGAAGTTCTTGGGACAGTCGGCGCAGTGGTGAGTCTTCTCACCGTTGTGTGTTCTCATGTGTGCATTGTAGATGTCTAGAGAGTAGTAGCCCTTACCACACTGCGGGCAGAGGTGAGACCTCACTTTAGCATGCGTCTGTTGGTGTACTTTCAGGTGGCCCATTTGGGAGAAACTCCTCCTGCACTGGGAGCATTGGtagggcttctctccagtgtgagtcCGCTGGTGTGCTTTAAACGTGGCCCTGTGGCTGAACGTCTTCCCACAGTGGGAGCACtggaaaggtttctctcctgtgtgaatcctCTCGTGGCTTTTCAAGCCTGATTGTTGGCGGAAGCGcttcccacactgggagcagaGGTGAGGTTTCCCTCCGGTGTGGATTCTCTGGTGAGTTCTGAGGTCTGCCAACGAGGTGAAACTCTCCTCACACTGATCGCAGCCATAATTTGTTTCTCCAGTGTGGAACCGCTGGTGTAATTTCAGACTATATTTTGATGAAAATCTTTTCTCACACAGTAAGCAGCTGTAAGGCTTCTCTTCTGTGTGGGTTCGCTTGTGCGATAACAGCTGACTTGAGGTACAAACGCTTATCCCACAGTCTgaacagctataaggcttctcgcCTGTGTGTCTTCGCAGGTGTACTTTAAACTGGCTTGAATAacgaaaactcttcccacattgatcacagttataaggtttctctcctgtatggattCTCTGGTGTTTTTttagttctgatgaagatttgcaactcttcccacagtcagagcagcggtGACGTTTCATCCCTGTGGGTCTCCATTCATGTTTCTcaaggtgttctgatctggaaaGACTTTTCTCTGCCTTATCAGGATGTCGTTGAGGCGCCCCAGAGGAACCAGGATAGTCACATCTCTTTCCTGTGTAAATGAAACAATTTATAAAACAGTGAATACAGTGTAAGTCTTCATCATAAACTATCAGTCCTAGAGAAGTTGAATCACACAGCTGTGTTGTCAAAACAATATTGCTTCCTCCTCTAGACCACATTATtaacacatcaacacaccccttaaccccaaaccacattattaacacatcaacacaccccttaacccccaaaccacattattaacacatcaacacaccccttaacccccagaccacattattaacacatcaacacaccccttAACCCCCAGACCACATTATTAACACATCAACACACGCCTTAACCCCCAGACCACATTATtaacacatcaacacaccccttaaccctccagaccacattattaacacatcaacacaccccttAACCCCCAGACCACATTATTAACACATCAACCCCCCCCTAACCCCCAGACCACATTATtaacacatcaacacaccccttaacccccagaccacattattaacacatcaacacaccccttaacccccagaccacattattaacacatcaacacaccccttaacccccagaccacattattaacacatcaacacaccccttaacccccagaccacattattaacacatcaacacaccccttaacccccagaccacattattaacacatcaacacaccccttAACCCCCAGACCACATTATTAACACAACACGCCACTAAAACCTCCTACTTACTTTGATCAGTCaaatctccctctttttctcctcctctcacagttccactcagcccgggtgttttcctgcagtccaccagcagcacagacaaCCTCTTCAGACCCCGCAGTAAGGCGCTACCGGGAGAGGCACAACCCAGGGACTGGAGGGAGGAAGGCGGCAAAGTAGGCTTGTCCTGGAAATCCCAAAAAatagagacagaaatagagactAGATGAAGCAGGGAGGAAAACACTCCTGCCTGTAAAGAAGTGGTCAACATGCCAGTACCATCAGTCAAGTAAAAAAAAGCACattatttcaatttatgctcagctgtgcctcgcaagtaatacaacaactgatctatTTGATCAAAGCtcaagttttgaaatataatatggtctgagaagaacaatattggcaggccaaacatagccaatatgctgtgataatgtattaagTCTCCTGCACAGACTACAGAACTGGTTTTATTAGGTTCATGTTGTACAGGCGGACATTATTCTTgggcaggtttaaaaaaaatctgagcacTAGATCTCGGCTGGCATTTTAGCACTGAacgtgatcttgactcagaaaaggaaGGTGGGAATTTTGAAATCTCAagtctttccttgattcctcaatCGGGCTATTCTGCCTCCTCATAAAGCATCGGAGGAGAAGGTCCAAGAGGAGGAACCTCAGATATTCTCCTccaatgtatgtacagtatagaaGGAGTCTGAATCAAGAAGAATCCAAGACAGACTGTTGAGAATCAGAAATACTTTCCAACTGGGATGTACTCACAccactctccctctgctctggaGTGTGGCTCTCTGGAGATGACTCCGCCTCCAGCCTGTTGCTAGGAAACCAATCCTTGTCCTGCATGTCCCATTCCTCGCCGCAGGTtgtagcatcatcatcatcatcagacaGGCTGGGACTCATGGGTGCCACAGTAGATTCTTCATGTATCTTTCTGATATCATCTTTCAGTCGGAGTAGCCAAGACATTCCCTGCTCCTCCGATTTGACTGAATCTGCATTTTCCCACATTTCCTCCATGATTTTACGTCGCAATGAGCGATGGTTCTTTCCTTTAACTTGGGAGACATCAATTCCACAACGTTCACACAGGTAAAGTATATTGTCCTTAGTTAGAGTAAATAAACTCTGTTCGATTTCATCCAGCAATGTTTCCTTCTCTCCACTCATGTTGTCCTGCTGTTGGGAACAACAACAATGCAGTCAATGGCAAGACAGCAGGAAGTCCATACACTTTAGATGACCTGTAGTAGAAGAAGACAGCAGGAAGTCCATACACCTGTAATAGAAGAATGTTACAATACACAGTATTGACAGTGTAATATGATTATTTACAACATTTACCAGTGTTCTCTTCTCATCACCTAATGCAACTACTGTAGATCTAGGTGtaggctgatcctagatcagccacAATAGGCTGCCACTATTTGTGAGATTCAGATGTTTGGTTGGAATTTTTTGGTGGCGTCGCAAAATGACAATTAAGAAGAAATGCCAAGTTTGTCGACTACACAACGAAGGGACTTGTTTAATAGATTCTTCATGTCAAGGTAAGTGTGTCCAAGACCCCTTTATATGAGAGAGCAGTATTTCCTTAGTCTCTATGTTTATGTAATGTTTTCACTATTAACGTTAGTCTCCTAGTCCACAAGAACCGTTCGCCTGCTAACGGTAGCTATCAGCAACGTTAGCTTCCCCGGCAACGGACCCTCTAGCAGCAACTTTAGCTAGCAGCAACGTTAGCTTCCCTGGCAACGGACtcgcgtgacgttttgataacagtgtaaatctctctaggacaaggagACTTATCTCTAGGACAAGGCGACTTATCTCTAGGACAAGGAGACTTATCTCTAGGACAAGGAGACTTATCTCTAGGACAAGGAGACTTATCTCTAGGACAAGGAgacttgtttgaccgctaggttttatgtgTAACTCATACGGTGGTACTCTAGCTAATCTTACTTAAAAGTAGTTGGCAACACCCATGTCACGTCAATATTGCCGCAACCAAATCAACTGCTTGCGGCATTTCACAACTTCGTTTAAAGGCATCGACATTAAAATAAAACTGTATGGTTGATATGACCTACTCATCTTTGCAACGGCGCATTATTTGCCTAGCTAACGTGTAAAACTAAGTTCACCAAGGACTAGTTAGTAACAACAATGTTTGTGTGACAGTCACACTGCCGTGTTTATTTGCGCGTCACAAAACTGGAATTGTTATTGTCATATGAAAGCTGTAAACCCAGCTACGTCGTTCATAGGTGCACAAAAACATCAGGTTGTAGAACTAAGTTAGCCAACTTACCAGGTACCTTGTATAAAACAGCTAACATTAGGTAGCTACCAAGCGTCTGCCCACCGTTTTTTTCCCCCTTGTGGAAAaggtagatagctagctagccatatctCTTCAGTTTCAGCTAATGATCATTTACGTCAAAACAAAGTTAAACTGTGGATATTGTATTTTGTTGATTAAGATGAGAATATATCGCTTGTATGCTACTATCTTTCGCAGCCACTTCCGCTTTGACTGACGTTGTTACGTTCAGTCACGCAGGCCACAGCAATCGAGTATCGACATAGAATATAAAACTATTTTGACTAAATACATGGAGGACGCTTCGTGTAACTGTAATCTTACACTTCAGGTAAAAGTTGATGCATTTTTATTTGTTCACTGAAGAATTAGTAAAGTGAAAGAAAAGGAATTCCAAAGTTcataagatttgtatttgatcttATTATAAAGTGGCATGTATTTACTATAATCATATGTATTACATTTTAATTAAAACATGGAGTATTAATATAACATTGCTGAAACACTGGCTCCGTTCACGTAAAAGAGCCGGCTCATTTGGCTCGCAAACGGCTCTTCGTTcaaaatacttaaaaaaaaaaaaaaaatcaacctAGAACCATAAAATTATTTTTTGCTAATCTCCAATGTAAAGCGCAAAAAGTAGGCTACCATTATGTCAGATCATGAAATATgccttaaaatatattttcttaccTGGTCAAATTATTATCTCTTTTTAAAGCACTGCAAAAACCAGCTTGGTGCCCTCTCCCCACTATTTGTTTATGCAGTGAGGATTCACCCTCTTTATATAAATATTTAGTAAATTATCTGCAGATAATTGTTGTTTTGAGCTCCtaaagcagtagcagcagcatgcaAACCAGGGAGTCAAATGAACATATCTTTCACCTATGCAATTCGGTTCACGACGTTCATCATTATGTTGCATGCgtcaaccaatggttgtgtgctGGCCATCCACTGGAAGATTGCTGTAGAGTGGAGTCTACAGTGTCCAGAAGCAACTTCAACATTCATTTTCTGGATTCAGGTTCATTTAAAACATaggtttaaaacctcttaaggatcggaccctttacattttttttgcctaaaataacatacccaaatgtaactgcctgtagctcaggacttgaagcaaggatatgcatatgttttatttatttaactaggcaagtcagttaagaacaaattcttatttacaatgacaacctaccaaAAGGCCACCTGCAGGTAgggggctgggatttaaaaaaaacgtaaatataggacaaaacacatcacgacaagagagacaacacaacataaagagagacctaagacaacaacatagcaaggcagcaacacatgacaac is a window from the Salmo trutta chromosome 38, fSalTru1.1, whole genome shotgun sequence genome containing:
- the LOC115178892 gene encoding zinc finger protein 883-like isoform X3 — encoded protein: MSGEKETLLDEIEQSLFTLTKDNILYLCERCGIDVSQVKGKNHRSLRRKIMEEMWENADSVKSEEQGMSWLLRLKDDIRKIHEESTVAPMSPSLSDDDDDATTCGEEWDMQDKDWFPSNRLEAESSPESHTPEQRESGDKPTLPPSSLQSLGCASPGSALLRGLKRLSVLLVDCRKTPGLSGTVRGGEKEGDLTDQRKRCDYPGSSGAPQRHPDKAEKSLSRSEHLEKHEWRPTGMKRHRCSDCGKSCKSSSELKKHQRIHTGEKPYNCDQCGKSFRYSSQFKVHLRRHTGEKPYSCSDCGISVCTSSQLLSHKRTHTEEKPYSCLLCEKRFSSKYSLKLHQRFHTGETNYGCDQCEESFTSLADLRTHQRIHTGGKPHLCSQCGKRFRQQSGLKSHERIHTGEKPFQCSHCGKTFSHRATFKAHQRTHTGEKPYQCSQCRRSFSQMGHLKVHQQTHAKVRSHLCPQCGKGYYSLDIYNAHMRTHNGEKTHHCADCPKNFLTLTQLKTHQRTHTGEKPYVCDQCGKSFAESGSLTLHQRSHTGEKPYHCSECGRSFARSGALKKHQLTHTGEKPYSCGQCGKRFPRSDTLATHMRTHTGEKPYRCDPCGERFSYHRCLVKHMKTHVGDTPALERPITLGLVVE
- the LOC115178892 gene encoding zinc finger protein 883-like isoform X4, with protein sequence MSGEKETLLDEIEQSLHPLTEDNLRYLCERCGIDGSQVKGKNHRSLRRKIMEEMWENADSVKSEEQGMSWLLRLKDDIRKIHEESTVAPMSPSLSDDDDDATTCGEEWDMQDKDWFPSNRLEAESSPESHTPEQRESGDKPTLPPSSLQSLGCASPGSALLRGLKRLSVLLVDCRKTPGLSGTVRGGEKEGDLTDQRKRCDYPGSSGAPQRHPDKAEKSLSRSEHLEKHEWRPTGMKRHRCSDCGKSCKSSSELKKHQRIHTGEKPYNCDQCGKSFRYSSQFKVHLRRHTGEKPYSCSDCGISVCTSSQLLSHKRTHTEEKPYSCLLCEKRFSSKYSLKLHQRFHTGETNYGCDQCEESFTSLADLRTHQRIHTGGKPHLCSQCGKRFRQQSGLKSHERIHTGEKPFQCSHCGKTFSHRATFKAHQRTHTGEKPYQCSQCRRSFSQMGHLKVHQQTHAKVRSHLCPQCGKGYYSLDIYNAHMRTHNGEKTHHCADCPKNFLTLTQLKTHQRTHTGEKPYVCDQCGKSFAESGSLTLHQRSHTGEKPYHCSECGRSFARSGALKKHQLTHTGEKPYSCGQCGKRFPRSDTLATHMRTHTGEKPYRCDPCGERFSYHRCLVKHMKTHVGDTPALERPITLGLVVE